The Juglans microcarpa x Juglans regia isolate MS1-56 chromosome 2S, Jm3101_v1.0, whole genome shotgun sequence genome has a window encoding:
- the LOC121253684 gene encoding uncharacterized protein LOC121253684 isoform X2, with protein sequence MEMQDSYIFLCASSFSSAFKCCTLKIFSDTWVHKQDPELVVETMPPNSSPKPSRPSAPSSTSSNDQARPRNSESTTRTSGTSASTSPNPTSLHWDRQTIQFSMNAWVFVVAVLAIFPLVPRNLSQRTYRLSFMGTACSSLYSVYSLYGKPRAWNLQVLQVYFQSIIATKEFIYFIYCLTFVTSNLCLKFALIPILCRSIEHVAKFLRRNFSRSSLYRKYLEEPCVWVESNTTTLSLVSSHAEIGLGFLLIISLLSWQRSLIQTFMYWQLLKLMYHAPVTASYHSSVWAKIGRTVNPLVRRYAPFLNTPISAAQRWWFR encoded by the exons ATGGAAATGCAagattcatatatttttctatgtGCATCTTCATTCAGCTCTGCTTTTAAGTGTTGCACCTTGAAA atcttttcTGATACTTGGGTTCATAAACAGGATCCTGAGCTTGTGGTAGAGACCATGCCTCCTAATAGTTCACCTAAGCCATCACGGCCATCAGCACCATCATCCACATCTTCAAATGACCAAGCTCGGCCACGTAACTCAG AGTCAACAACTCGAACATCAGGGACGTCGGCAAGCACCAGTCCTAATCCAACCTCTCTGCATTGGGATCGGCAAACTATTCAGTTCTCCATGAATGCTTGG GTGTTTGTTGTGGCTGTGCTTGCAATTTTTCCACTGGTACCTAGAAATCTTTCACAAAGGACATATCGGCTTTCCTTTATGGGCACTGCATGTTCCTCTTTGTATTCAGTGTATTCACTATATGGG AAACCCAGAGCATGGAATCTGCAGGTTTTGCAAGTTTACTTTCAGTCTATTATTGCAACCAAGGAATTTATCTACTTCATCTACTGCCTTACCTTTGTGACGTCAAATCTTTGCCTCAAGT TTGCTTTGATTCCCATTTTATGTCGATCCATTGAACATGTTGCCAAGTTCCTTAGGCGTAATTTCAGTCGCTCCTCTCTGTACAG GAAATACTTGGAAGAGCCATGTGTTTGGGTGGAGTCAAACACAACTACCCTCAGCTTAGTGTCTTCGCACGCTGAGATTGGACTTGGCTTCCTTCTAATTATCTCTTTGCTCTC GTGGCAGCGCAGCCTAATACAAACTTTCATGTACTGGCAG TTATTGAAGCTCATGTATCATGCCCCTGTCACTGCAAGTTATCATAGTAGTGTATGGGCAAAGATTGGGAGGACCGTCAATCCCCTTGTCCGCCGCTATGCCCCATTCTTGAATACTCCGATTTCTGCTGCCCAGAGATGGTGGTTCAGATAG